In one Aeromicrobium erythreum genomic region, the following are encoded:
- a CDS encoding alpha/beta hydrolase, translating into MRRLLSSVTAAVLAAGLLTATTTTAQARAFDEQQRLDRIATPTIDWQACDEGAPAGFECASVQVPTDYDRPRGATTTVALTRLPASRPSSRKGSLFLNFGGPGGEGVSTLQQVFDVLVTPEVREHYDLVGFDPRGVGLSDPARCFDDADAEAAALEGLPAFPVTRSEERAFVRQTARISRACRAEAGDVIRHASTANVARDLELLRRAVGDDTLAYQGYSYGTYLGATYARLFPDRVGSMVLDGTVDVEAYSGANRDPRSVGARLAQGPAAEEVFDEFLEQCRLAGERCSLNALGDPAEVVDEVLERLRTRPVTIDVQGTPVEFTFPLAISSIFLQLYSPSAFSGLSDFLVLLAEGGGEAPTTLQRQLAPTQERYTSLGSSLAQLCVDSRSVLPPAAYPALADREDRVAPRFGRFRSWVGVQCPQIGLRDRDAFTGPWTQTTDATVLVIGTRFDPATPYANTRPFAEKFDDARVLTVEGYGHTTLAVSTCADAAIARYLVDGEAPRDRSTCEQDRAPFTDEPTTRRAPAPVLPAPLPGL; encoded by the coding sequence ATGCGACGACTCCTGTCGTCCGTCACGGCGGCCGTACTGGCCGCCGGGCTGCTGACCGCGACCACCACCACGGCCCAGGCACGCGCCTTCGACGAGCAGCAACGCCTCGATCGCATCGCCACGCCCACCATCGACTGGCAGGCGTGCGACGAAGGTGCGCCCGCTGGCTTCGAGTGCGCGAGCGTGCAGGTGCCGACCGACTACGACCGCCCCCGTGGCGCCACGACGACCGTTGCGCTCACCCGTCTTCCGGCGAGCCGGCCGTCGTCGCGCAAGGGGAGCCTCTTCCTCAACTTCGGAGGCCCCGGCGGTGAGGGGGTCTCGACCCTGCAGCAGGTCTTCGACGTCCTCGTCACCCCCGAGGTGCGCGAGCACTACGACCTCGTCGGGTTCGACCCGCGCGGGGTCGGCCTCTCCGATCCCGCGCGCTGCTTCGACGACGCGGACGCGGAGGCGGCCGCGCTCGAGGGCCTTCCGGCCTTCCCGGTCACGCGGTCCGAGGAGCGCGCCTTCGTGCGCCAGACGGCACGGATCTCGCGCGCCTGCCGTGCGGAGGCCGGTGACGTCATCCGTCACGCGTCGACCGCGAACGTGGCCCGTGACCTCGAGCTGTTGCGGCGCGCCGTCGGCGACGACACCCTCGCCTACCAGGGCTACTCCTACGGTACCTACCTCGGCGCGACGTACGCTCGGTTGTTCCCCGACCGGGTCGGCTCGATGGTGCTCGACGGCACGGTCGACGTCGAGGCCTACTCCGGCGCGAACCGCGACCCGCGCTCCGTCGGCGCTCGCCTCGCGCAAGGTCCGGCGGCGGAGGAGGTGTTCGACGAGTTCCTGGAGCAGTGCCGCCTCGCCGGGGAGCGTTGCTCGTTGAACGCGCTGGGTGATCCCGCAGAGGTCGTCGACGAGGTGCTCGAGCGGCTACGGACGCGACCCGTGACGATCGACGTCCAGGGCACGCCGGTCGAGTTCACCTTCCCGCTGGCCATCTCCTCGATCTTCCTCCAGCTCTACTCGCCGAGCGCGTTCTCTGGCCTCTCGGACTTCCTGGTGCTGCTCGCGGAGGGCGGTGGCGAGGCGCCGACGACCCTGCAGCGTCAGCTGGCCCCCACGCAGGAGCGGTACACCTCACTCGGCAGCTCGCTCGCCCAGCTCTGCGTCGACTCCCGCTCGGTTCTCCCGCCCGCCGCGTACCCCGCGCTCGCCGACCGCGAGGACCGGGTCGCGCCTCGGTTCGGACGCTTCCGCAGCTGGGTCGGTGTCCAGTGCCCGCAGATCGGCCTGCGCGATCGCGACGCCTTCACCGGACCGTGGACGCAGACGACCGACGCCACCGTGCTCGTGATCGGTACGCGCTTCGACCCGGCGACCCCGTACGCGAACACCCGGCCGTTCGCCGAGAAGTTCGACGACGCTCGCGTGCTGACGGTCGAGGGCTACGGCCACACGACCCTCGCGGTGAGCACGTGCGCCGACGCTGCGATCGCCCGGTACCTCGTCGACGGGGAGGCGCCACGCGATCGCTCGACCTGCGAGCAGGACCGTGCGCCGTTCACCGACGAGCCGACCACTCGACGGGCACCCGCACCGGTGCTGCCGGCGCCGCTGCCCGGGCTCTGA
- a CDS encoding GNAT family N-acetyltransferase, with translation MTAEVQAEYGRRYGGEGDVSPIDAEQFVPPAGLFVVLDVDGRPAAMGGWRRGGPQGASDAEIKRMFVRETHRRRGLARLVLAELERTAAEAGVRRLVLETGDQQPEAIALYTSSGYADEPAFGFYADYDDSVHLAKSIAGEE, from the coding sequence ATGACCGCGGAGGTGCAGGCCGAGTACGGCCGTCGCTACGGGGGAGAGGGCGACGTCTCGCCCATCGACGCGGAGCAGTTCGTGCCGCCGGCCGGCCTGTTCGTCGTGCTCGACGTCGACGGCCGGCCCGCGGCCATGGGCGGGTGGCGACGCGGTGGGCCGCAGGGTGCGTCCGACGCCGAGATCAAGCGGATGTTCGTCCGCGAGACGCACCGACGGCGCGGTCTCGCGCGGCTCGTGCTCGCGGAGCTCGAGCGCACCGCCGCGGAGGCCGGTGTCCGGCGCCTCGTGCTCGAGACGGGCGACCAGCAGCCGGAGGCCATCGCCCTGTACACCTCCAGCGGCTACGCCGACGAGCCGGCGTTCGGGTTCTACGCCGACTACGACGACAGCGTGCACCTCGCGAAGAGCATCGCCGGGGAGGAGTGA
- a CDS encoding aldo/keto reductase produces MEHRTLGRTGRDVSVVGLGTWQLGADWGDVSSDDAAAVLEAAVESGVTFLDTADVYGDGRSEQAIAAFRRAHPDLDLTVATKMGRRLDQVPENYVIENFRAWTERSRRNLDVDTLDLVQLHCPPTAVVEDDEVYDALDTLVDEGVLAAYGVSVETCDQALAAIARPNVASIQIILNAFRLKPLDAVLPAAREAGVGIIARVPLASGLLSGRYTRDTTFASDDHRTYNRHGEAFDVGETFSGVDFEVGVQAAQEFAALLPDDVTPAQAALAWVVAQDGVSTVIPGARNPEQARGNASAADVTLDASVLEGVQRIYDEHLREAVHPRW; encoded by the coding sequence ATGGAGCACAGGACTCTCGGAAGGACCGGCCGCGACGTGTCGGTCGTCGGTCTCGGCACGTGGCAGCTCGGAGCGGACTGGGGCGACGTGAGCAGCGATGACGCCGCCGCCGTCCTGGAGGCGGCCGTGGAGTCCGGCGTGACCTTCCTCGACACCGCCGACGTGTACGGCGACGGTCGCAGCGAGCAGGCGATCGCCGCGTTCCGGCGCGCGCACCCCGACCTGGATCTCACGGTGGCCACGAAGATGGGCCGCCGCCTGGACCAGGTGCCGGAGAACTACGTGATCGAGAACTTCCGGGCGTGGACGGAGCGCTCCCGCCGCAACCTCGACGTCGACACGCTCGACCTCGTGCAGCTGCACTGCCCCCCGACGGCCGTCGTCGAGGACGACGAGGTCTACGACGCGCTCGACACGCTGGTCGACGAGGGCGTGCTCGCCGCGTACGGCGTCAGCGTCGAGACGTGCGACCAGGCCCTCGCGGCGATCGCCCGCCCGAACGTCGCGTCGATCCAGATCATCCTCAACGCGTTCCGGCTCAAGCCGCTCGACGCGGTGCTCCCCGCTGCCCGCGAGGCCGGCGTCGGCATCATCGCGCGCGTCCCGCTCGCGAGCGGTCTGCTGAGCGGCCGCTACACGCGCGACACGACGTTCGCGTCCGACGACCACCGGACCTACAACCGCCACGGCGAGGCGTTCGACGTGGGCGAGACGTTCTCCGGCGTCGACTTCGAGGTCGGCGTGCAGGCCGCGCAGGAGTTCGCCGCGCTGCTGCCCGACGACGTGACCCCGGCGCAGGCCGCCCTCGCCTGGGTCGTCGCGCAGGACGGCGTGAGCACCGTCATCCCCGGCGCCCGGAACCCCGAGCAGGCACGGGGCAACGCGTCGGCCGCCGACGTCACCCTCGACGCCTCCGTGCTGGAGGGCGTGCAGCGGATCTACGACGAGCACCTGCGCGAGGCGGTCCACCCCCGCTGGTGA
- the dop gene encoding depupylase/deamidase Dop, whose protein sequence is MTVRRVQGSEVEYGIAVQGQPSANPMVASTHVVNSYAAAHGLTRRARWDFEEESPLRDARGFDLSRDRADPTQLTDEDLGLANIILTNGARLYVDHAHPEYSSPEVTSPRDVVVWEKAGEQVMRRGAELAAQVPGAGSIVLYKNNIDNKGASYGSHENYLVDRAVPFDAIVAQLTPFFVSRPVVCGAGRVGQEQDGSVHAFQLSQRADYMEVGVGLETTLKRPIINTRDEPHADPKKYRRLHVIVGDANLAETSIYLKHGTTSLVLAMLEAGFLSPAPALAQPVVALHTISHDPTLTALVELQDGSTMTGLDLQWHYLEQARAFVAREGSDEQTDDVLARWDSVLTRLGRDPMECVRELDWVAKLSLLESYRDRDGLDWDHAKLHLVDLQYHDVRPERGIYHRLVHSGRIERIVDDAEVLRAIGEPPHDTRAYFRGRCLSTFASEVAAASWDSVILDLPGYESLQRIPTMEPLRGTAEHVGALFEDSVDATAFFRTITGR, encoded by the coding sequence ATGACGGTGCGTCGGGTCCAGGGCAGCGAGGTCGAGTACGGGATCGCGGTGCAGGGGCAGCCCAGCGCGAACCCCATGGTCGCGTCGACGCACGTGGTGAACAGCTACGCCGCCGCGCACGGCCTGACGCGTCGCGCCCGGTGGGACTTCGAGGAGGAGAGCCCGCTGCGCGACGCGCGCGGCTTCGACCTCAGCCGCGACCGCGCCGACCCGACGCAGCTCACCGACGAGGACCTCGGGCTCGCCAACATCATCCTCACCAACGGCGCCCGGCTCTACGTCGACCACGCGCACCCCGAGTACTCCTCGCCGGAGGTCACCTCGCCCCGTGACGTCGTCGTCTGGGAGAAGGCCGGCGAGCAGGTCATGCGTCGAGGCGCCGAGCTCGCCGCGCAGGTGCCGGGCGCTGGCTCGATCGTGCTCTACAAGAACAACATCGACAACAAGGGCGCGTCGTACGGGTCGCACGAGAACTACCTCGTCGACCGGGCCGTCCCGTTCGACGCGATCGTCGCGCAGCTGACGCCCTTCTTCGTGTCCCGCCCCGTCGTCTGTGGCGCGGGACGGGTCGGGCAGGAGCAGGACGGCAGCGTCCACGCCTTCCAGCTGTCGCAGCGCGCCGACTACATGGAGGTCGGCGTCGGGCTCGAGACCACGCTGAAGCGGCCGATCATCAACACCCGCGACGAGCCGCACGCCGACCCGAAGAAGTACCGCCGGCTGCACGTCATCGTCGGCGACGCGAACCTCGCGGAGACGTCCATCTACCTCAAGCACGGCACCACGTCGCTCGTGCTGGCGATGCTGGAGGCCGGGTTCCTGTCGCCCGCGCCGGCGCTCGCCCAGCCCGTGGTCGCGCTGCACACCATCTCGCACGACCCGACCCTCACCGCGCTCGTCGAGCTGCAGGACGGCAGCACGATGACCGGCCTGGACCTGCAGTGGCACTACCTCGAGCAGGCGCGCGCGTTCGTCGCCCGCGAGGGGTCCGACGAGCAGACCGACGACGTCCTCGCCCGTTGGGACAGCGTGCTGACCCGGCTCGGCCGCGACCCGATGGAGTGCGTGCGCGAGCTCGACTGGGTCGCGAAGCTGTCGCTGCTCGAGTCCTACCGCGACCGCGACGGGCTCGACTGGGACCACGCGAAGCTGCACCTCGTCGACCTGCAGTACCACGACGTGCGACCCGAGCGCGGGATCTACCACCGCCTCGTCCACTCCGGCCGCATCGAGCGGATCGTCGACGACGCCGAGGTGCTCCGCGCCATCGGCGAGCCCCCGCACGACACGCGCGCCTACTTCCGCGGCCGCTGCCTCAGCACCTTCGCCTCCGAGGTCGCCGCCGCCTCCTGGGACTCCGTCATCCTCGACCTGCCCGGCTACGAGTCGCTGCAGCGCATCCCCACCATGGAGCCGCTGCGCGGGACCGCCGAGCACGTCGGCGCGCTGTTCGAGGACAGCGTCGACGCGACGGCCTTCTTCCGCACCATCACGGGGCGCTGA
- a CDS encoding tRNA (adenine-N1)-methyltransferase: MTTWMRSGPFVEGEWVRLSDAKGRKHNIRLEAGREFSTKKGQLRHDDIIGEPEGIIVTSTLEGQYQVFRPLLSEYVVSMPRGAAIIYPKDAAHIVTMADIYPGARVVEAGAGSGSLTAYLLRAVGPDGHLGSYEIREEFAETARRNVEQLVGTDHPEWTLTVGDVREVMAESEIDRLVLDMVDPWSCVPLAAERLVPGGIVCAYVATTTQLSRFVETLRAEGGFTEPHAWETMQRSWHLEGLAVRPDHKMVGHTAFLVTARRMAPGHPALEKTRRPAPGAYGPDYTGPRPAGTEL, encoded by the coding sequence ATGACCACCTGGATGCGCAGCGGACCGTTCGTCGAGGGCGAGTGGGTCCGGCTCTCCGACGCCAAGGGTCGCAAGCACAACATCCGGCTCGAGGCCGGGCGGGAGTTCTCCACCAAGAAGGGCCAGCTCCGCCACGACGACATCATCGGCGAGCCCGAGGGCATCATCGTCACCTCCACGCTCGAGGGGCAGTACCAGGTGTTCCGGCCGCTGCTGTCGGAGTACGTGGTCTCGATGCCGCGCGGCGCGGCGATCATCTACCCCAAGGACGCGGCGCACATCGTCACGATGGCCGACATCTACCCCGGCGCGCGGGTCGTCGAGGCCGGCGCGGGCTCGGGCAGCCTGACCGCCTACCTACTGCGCGCGGTCGGCCCGGACGGCCACCTGGGGTCCTACGAGATCCGCGAGGAGTTCGCCGAGACGGCCCGCAGGAACGTCGAGCAGCTCGTCGGCACCGACCACCCGGAGTGGACGCTCACCGTCGGCGACGTGCGCGAGGTCATGGCGGAGTCGGAGATCGACCGGCTCGTCCTCGACATGGTCGACCCGTGGTCGTGCGTCCCGCTGGCGGCGGAGCGGCTGGTGCCCGGCGGCATCGTCTGCGCCTACGTCGCCACGACGACCCAGCTGTCGCGCTTCGTCGAGACGCTGCGCGCCGAGGGCGGGTTCACCGAGCCGCACGCGTGGGAGACCATGCAGCGCTCGTGGCACCTCGAGGGCCTCGCCGTGCGTCCTGACCACAAGATGGTCGGCCACACGGCGTTCCTCGTCACCGCGCGACGCATGGCGCCGGGGCACCCGGCCCTGGAGAAGACCCGCCGACCCGCGCCGGGCGCCTACGGCCCCGACTACACCGGGCCCCGGCCGGCCGGCACCGAGCTCTGA
- a CDS encoding glycosyltransferase family 4 protein: protein MRIVIVAESFLPQTNGVVHSVLRVLDHLASRGDEVLVVVPDAAGEVPAEVAGARVVTMPAWAFPGYPDVRVATGRVSPVTAILRDFDPDVVHLASPFALGWRAALAANALDIPVVAVYQTDVPTYAGRYGIRGVENLLWKRVRDVHGRADLNLVPSTATLDTLQAQGVERLVLWRRGVDTERFSPARRDDAWRRAVAPGGERLVGYVGRLAPEKQAQDLAALAGVPGTRLVVVGDGPERARLERLLPGALFTGMLHGTELATAMASLDVLVSTSETETFCQVVQEGLASGVPVVAAGVGGPVDLVDHSRTGWLYPAGDMGAMAGFVRDLTGDDAKRAAFGRAARRAVDGRGWQAVCSQLVGHYATAIERHAGVGPQDIGLLHWTTRRMVKG, encoded by the coding sequence ATGAGGATCGTGATCGTCGCAGAGTCCTTCCTCCCCCAGACCAACGGTGTCGTGCACTCGGTGCTGAGGGTCCTCGACCACCTCGCGTCGCGAGGCGACGAGGTGCTGGTGGTCGTCCCCGACGCCGCCGGCGAGGTGCCGGCAGAGGTGGCCGGCGCCCGCGTCGTAACCATGCCGGCCTGGGCCTTCCCCGGCTACCCGGACGTGCGGGTCGCCACGGGTCGGGTCTCCCCCGTCACCGCGATCCTGCGCGACTTCGACCCCGACGTCGTGCACCTGGCGTCTCCGTTCGCGCTCGGCTGGCGTGCCGCCCTCGCCGCGAACGCGCTCGACATCCCCGTCGTCGCCGTCTACCAGACCGACGTGCCGACGTACGCGGGCCGCTACGGCATCCGCGGCGTCGAGAACCTGCTGTGGAAGCGGGTCCGTGACGTGCACGGGCGCGCCGACCTCAATCTCGTCCCGTCCACGGCCACCCTCGACACGCTCCAGGCGCAGGGCGTCGAGCGCCTGGTCCTGTGGCGGCGCGGTGTCGACACGGAGCGCTTCTCCCCCGCCCGCCGTGACGACGCCTGGCGCCGCGCCGTGGCACCCGGCGGCGAGCGGCTCGTCGGGTACGTCGGCAGGCTCGCGCCGGAGAAGCAGGCGCAGGACCTCGCGGCCCTCGCCGGCGTCCCGGGCACCCGCCTCGTGGTCGTGGGCGACGGACCGGAGCGGGCGCGGCTCGAGCGCCTGCTGCCCGGTGCCCTCTTCACCGGCATGCTGCACGGCACCGAGCTCGCGACCGCGATGGCGAGCCTCGACGTCCTGGTGAGCACGAGCGAGACGGAGACGTTCTGCCAGGTCGTCCAGGAGGGGCTCGCGAGCGGCGTGCCCGTCGTGGCGGCCGGGGTGGGCGGGCCGGTCGACCTCGTCGACCACAGCCGCACGGGCTGGCTGTACCCCGCGGGCGACATGGGCGCGATGGCCGGCTTCGTGCGCGACCTGACCGGCGACGACGCCAAGCGGGCGGCGTTCGGCCGTGCCGCGCGCCGGGCCGTCGACGGACGCGGCTGGCAGGCCGTGTGCTCCCAGCTCGTCGGCCACTACGCCACGGCGATCGAGCGGCACGCGGGCGTCGGCCCCCAGGACATCGGGCTCCTGCACTGGACCACGCGCCGCATGGTCAAGGGTTGA
- the arc gene encoding proteasome ATPase, with translation MNENPRGADHELAYLRAEVEHLRRRLGSEGSLDSRLSDLEARLASTTSQNERLSTTLRDARDQIVALKEEVDRLAQPPTGFGTFLQRNDDDTVDVFTGGRKLRVTVSPAVDRDELRRGQEVILNEAMNVVAALEFETTGEVVMLKEILADGERALVLGNTDDEKVVKLADSLVGLKLRAGDSLLLDSRAGWVYERIPKSEVEELVLEEVPDVDYESIGGLRGQIDSIKDAVELPYLHPDVFVEHELKPPKGVLLYGPPGCGKTMIAKAVAASLAKKVSERTGEEGRSYFLNIKGPELLNKYVGETERHIRLVFQRAREKASEGTPVIVFFDEMDSLFRTRGSGVSSDVENTIVPQLLSEIDGVEGLENVLVIGASNREDMIDPAILRPGRLDVKIKIERPDAESARDIFSKYLTPTLPLHPDDLAEWGGDRAATTQGMIQRTVEAMYTESEDNQFLEVTYANGDKEVLYFKDFNSGAMIQNIVDRAKKMAIKDLLETGQKGLRVQHMLQACLDEFKENEDLPNTTNPDDWARISGKKGERIVFIRTLITGKGGNEPGRSIDTVANTGQYL, from the coding sequence GTGAACGAGAACCCCCGTGGCGCCGACCACGAGCTGGCATATCTGCGCGCCGAGGTCGAGCACCTCAGGCGACGCCTGGGCTCGGAGGGGTCACTCGACTCCCGGCTCTCCGATCTCGAGGCCCGACTGGCCTCCACCACGTCGCAGAACGAGCGGCTGAGCACCACGCTGCGGGACGCGCGCGACCAGATCGTCGCGCTCAAGGAGGAGGTCGACCGCCTGGCGCAGCCGCCGACGGGCTTCGGCACGTTCCTGCAGCGCAACGACGACGACACGGTCGACGTGTTCACCGGCGGCCGCAAGCTGCGGGTCACCGTCAGCCCGGCCGTCGACCGCGACGAGCTGCGCCGCGGCCAGGAGGTCATCCTCAACGAGGCGATGAACGTCGTGGCCGCGCTGGAGTTCGAGACCACCGGCGAGGTGGTCATGCTCAAGGAGATCCTGGCCGACGGCGAGCGCGCCCTCGTGCTGGGCAACACCGACGACGAGAAGGTCGTCAAGCTGGCCGACTCCCTCGTCGGGCTGAAGCTGCGTGCCGGTGACTCGCTGCTGCTCGACAGCCGCGCCGGCTGGGTCTACGAGCGCATCCCGAAGAGCGAGGTCGAGGAGCTCGTCCTGGAGGAGGTGCCCGACGTCGACTACGAGTCGATCGGTGGCCTCCGTGGACAGATCGACTCCATCAAGGACGCCGTCGAGCTGCCCTACCTGCACCCCGACGTGTTCGTCGAGCACGAGCTCAAGCCGCCGAAGGGCGTCCTGCTCTACGGTCCGCCAGGGTGCGGCAAGACGATGATCGCCAAGGCGGTCGCGGCGAGCCTGGCCAAGAAGGTCTCCGAGCGCACCGGCGAGGAGGGACGCTCGTACTTCCTCAACATCAAGGGCCCCGAGCTGCTCAACAAGTACGTCGGCGAGACCGAGCGGCACATCCGTCTCGTGTTCCAGCGGGCTCGCGAGAAGGCCAGCGAGGGCACGCCGGTCATCGTGTTCTTCGACGAGATGGACTCCCTGTTCCGCACGCGCGGGTCGGGCGTCTCCTCCGACGTCGAGAACACGATCGTGCCGCAGCTGCTGAGCGAGATCGACGGCGTCGAGGGCCTCGAGAACGTCCTGGTGATCGGTGCCTCCAACCGTGAGGACATGATCGACCCGGCCATTCTGCGTCCCGGTCGTCTCGACGTGAAGATCAAGATCGAGCGCCCCGACGCGGAGTCGGCGCGCGACATCTTCAGCAAGTACCTGACGCCGACGCTGCCGCTGCACCCCGACGACCTCGCCGAGTGGGGCGGCGACCGTGCCGCGACGACGCAGGGCATGATCCAGCGCACCGTCGAGGCCATGTACACCGAGTCCGAGGACAACCAGTTCCTCGAGGTCACGTACGCCAACGGCGACAAGGAGGTCCTGTACTTCAAGGACTTCAACTCCGGCGCGATGATCCAGAACATCGTCGACCGCGCCAAGAAGATGGCGATCAAGGACCTGCTCGAGACCGGGCAGAAGGGTCTGCGGGTCCAGCACATGCTGCAGGCGTGCCTCGATGAGTTCAAGGAGAACGAGGACCTCCCGAACACGACCAACCCGGACGACTGGGCCCGGATCTCGGGCAAGAAGGGCGAGCGGATCGTCTTCATCCGCACGCTCATCACGGGCAAGGGTGGCAACGAGCCCGGTCGGTCGATCGACACGGTCGCGAACACGGGGCAGTACCTCTGA
- a CDS encoding ubiquitin-like protein Pup yields the protein MAEQQHRTPRRSDDEQAETAETTAPQDTERKEKLDDDVDAILGDIDDVLEENAEEFVRSFVQKGGQ from the coding sequence ATGGCCGAGCAGCAGCACAGGACGCCCCGCAGGTCCGACGACGAGCAGGCGGAGACCGCCGAGACCACCGCGCCCCAGGACACCGAGCGCAAGGAGAAGCTCGACGACGACGTCGACGCGATCCTGGGCGACATCGACGACGTCCTCGAGGAGAACGCCGAGGAGTTCGTCCGCAGCTTCGTGCAGAAGGGCGGCCAGTGA
- the prcB gene encoding proteasome subunit beta, whose protein sequence is MLPDGYRSVGGSSFADLLASQAPEMMPGAAGAATGELAGVAHGTTIVAATFADGVVMAGDRRATMGNVIAQRDIQKVFPTDEYSCVGIAGTAGIAIEMTRLFQVELEHYEKIEGATLSTDGKANRLATLIRGNLGMAMQGLAVVPLFAAYDLDQQCGRIFAFDVTGNKNEERTFHSVGSGSTFARGSLKKLYAEGMDERSAVTAVIQALYDAADDDTATGGPDLTRRIFPLVSVITADGYRAWDEAQTAAVADAVIGGRMTRPDGPSAPLT, encoded by the coding sequence ATGCTGCCCGACGGGTACCGCTCGGTGGGCGGGTCGTCGTTCGCCGACCTGCTCGCCTCGCAGGCGCCGGAGATGATGCCGGGCGCGGCAGGGGCCGCCACCGGTGAGCTCGCCGGCGTCGCGCACGGCACCACCATCGTGGCCGCCACGTTCGCCGACGGAGTCGTCATGGCCGGCGACCGCCGGGCGACGATGGGCAACGTCATCGCGCAGCGCGACATCCAGAAGGTCTTCCCGACCGATGAGTACTCGTGCGTCGGCATCGCCGGCACGGCCGGCATCGCGATCGAGATGACCCGGCTCTTCCAGGTCGAGCTCGAGCACTACGAGAAGATCGAGGGTGCGACGCTGTCGACCGACGGCAAGGCCAACCGGCTCGCCACCCTCATCCGCGGCAACCTCGGCATGGCCATGCAGGGCCTCGCCGTCGTGCCGCTGTTCGCCGCCTACGACCTCGACCAGCAGTGCGGGCGCATCTTCGCCTTCGACGTCACCGGCAACAAGAACGAGGAGCGCACGTTCCACTCCGTCGGCTCCGGCTCGACGTTCGCGCGCGGCTCGCTCAAGAAGCTGTACGCCGAGGGCATGGACGAGCGCTCGGCGGTCACCGCCGTCATCCAGGCGCTCTACGACGCGGCCGACGACGACACCGCCACCGGCGGCCCGGACCTCACGCGGCGCATCTTCCCGCTGGTCAGCGTCATCACCGCCGACGGCTACCGGGCGTGGGACGAGGCGCAGACCGCCGCCGTCGCCGACGCCGTGATCGGCGGCCGCATGACCCGTCCCGACGGCCCCTCGGCCCCCCTCACCTGA
- the prcA gene encoding proteasome subunit alpha, protein MTAPFYVSPEQLMKDRADFARKGIARGRSVVVVQYADGILLVAENPSQALHKISEIYDRIGFAAVGRYNEFENLRIAGVRLADMRGYAYDRRDVTGRGLANAYAQTLGTIFSSGGEKPYEVEIFVAEVGDDAAHDQVYRLTYDGSVADVRGHGVMGGQSEQVDAHLTEHYTEGLGLEEALRLAAAALGQDSTPARDITAADLEVAVLDRTRSQPRKFKRLPDATVASALST, encoded by the coding sequence ATGACCGCACCGTTCTACGTCTCGCCCGAGCAGCTCATGAAGGACCGGGCCGACTTCGCGCGCAAGGGCATCGCCCGTGGCCGCAGCGTCGTCGTGGTCCAGTACGCCGACGGCATCCTGCTCGTCGCCGAGAACCCCTCGCAGGCGCTGCACAAGATCAGCGAGATCTACGACCGCATCGGCTTCGCGGCGGTCGGTCGCTACAACGAGTTCGAGAACCTGCGCATCGCGGGCGTCCGGCTCGCCGACATGCGCGGCTACGCCTACGACCGGCGCGACGTCACCGGTCGCGGGCTGGCCAACGCGTACGCGCAGACGCTCGGCACGATCTTCTCCTCCGGCGGCGAGAAGCCGTACGAGGTGGAGATCTTCGTGGCCGAGGTGGGCGACGACGCCGCCCACGACCAGGTGTACCGCCTCACCTATGACGGCTCGGTCGCCGACGTCCGTGGCCACGGCGTGATGGGCGGACAGAGCGAGCAGGTCGACGCGCACCTCACCGAGCACTACACCGAGGGTCTCGGGCTGGAGGAGGCGCTGCGGCTCGCGGCCGCCGCGCTCGGCCAGGACAGCACGCCCGCCCGCGACATCACGGCGGCCGACCTCGAGGTGGCCGTGCTCGACCGCACCCGAAGCCAGCCCCGGAAGTTCAAGCGACTGCCCGACGCGACCGTCGCGTCCGCGCTGTCGACCTGA